A genomic region of Oryza glaberrima chromosome 1, OglaRS2, whole genome shotgun sequence contains the following coding sequences:
- the LOC127754770 gene encoding aquaporin NIP1-2 has product MAGREDGAAAGAMEEGQDSKEVKCESSEDGSSSSSRCHGNDVISVQFMQKILAEILGTYFMIFAGCGAVVVNQSTGGAVTFPGICAVWGLVVTVLVYSVGHISGAHFNPAVTVAFATCGRFRWKQVPSYVVAQVLGSTMASLTLRVVFVGGGRGEHLFFGTTPAGSMAQAAALEFVISFFLMFVVSGVATDNRAIGELAGLAVGATVAVNVLFAGPVTGASMNPARSLGPAMVAGRYGGVWVYVAAPVSGMVCGAWAYNLLRFTDKPLRDIANTASFLRRSSRRS; this is encoded by the exons ATGGCTGGGAGAGAggatggagcagcagcaggagccaTGGAAGAAGGGCAAGACAGCAAGGAGGTGAAGTGTGAGAGTTCAGAGgatggaagcagcagcagcagcagatgccATGGCAACGACGTGATCTCCGTCCAATTCATGCAGAAG ATTCTTGCGGAAATTCTGGGGACATATTTCATGATATTCGCCGGGTGCGGCGCCGTGGTGGTGAACCAGAGCACCGGCGGCGCGGTGACGTTCCCGGGGATCTGCGCCGTGTGGGGGCTCGTCGTCACGGTGCTAGTCTACTCTGTCGGCCACATCTCCGGTGCCCACTTCAAccccgccgtcaccgtcgccttCGCCACGTGCGGACGCTTCCGGTGGAAGCAG GTGCCATCGTACGTGGTGGCCCAGGTGCTGGGATCCACCATGGCAAGCCTGACGCTGCGCGTGgtgttcgtcggcggcgggcgcggggaGCACTTGTTCTTCgggacgacgccggcggggtcgatggcgcaggcggcggcgctggagttcgtcatctccttcttcctcatgttcgtcgtctccggcgtcgCCACGGACAACAGAGCA ATCGGTGAATTGGCTGGGCTCGCTGTCGGTGCGACGGTCGCGGTGAACGTGCTCTTCGCAGG GCCGGTGACGGGGGCGTCGATGAACCCGGCTCGGAGCCTTGGtccggcgatggtggcggggaGGTACGGCGGCGTGTGGGTGtacgtggcggcgccggtgagcggGATGGTGTGCGGCGCGTGGGCGTACAACCTGCTCCGCTTCACCGACAAGCCGCTGCGTGACATCGCCAACACCGCCTCCTTCCTCAGGAGGAGCTCGCGTAGGAGTTAG
- the LOC127783291 gene encoding protein FLOWERING LOCUS T-like has product MSSANSLVLGRVIGDVVDLFSPEVTLRVMYNGVRVVNGEDLRPSAVSARPRVEVGGDLHQFYTLVMVDPDAPNPSNPTLREYLHWLVTDIPGTTDANYGREVVCYESPRPAAGIHRVAVVLFRQMARGGVDQPPLLRHNFSTRGFADDHALGAPVAAAFFTCKPEGGTGGRRFRPPSRHS; this is encoded by the exons ATGTCGTCGGCGAACAGCCTGGTGCTGGGGCGGGTGATCGGCGACGTGGTGGACCTGTTCTCGCCGGAGGTGACGCTCCGGGTGATGTACAACGGCGTGCGGGTCGTCAACGGCGAGGACCTCCGGCCGTCGGCGGTGTCGGCGAGGCCCCGCGTCGAGGTCGGAGGGGATCTCCACCAGTTCTACACGCTC GTGATGGTGGATCCAGATGCTCCAAACCCAAGCAATCCGACGTTGAGAGAGTACTTACactg GTTGGTGACAGATATTCCTGGAACAACTGATGCGAACTATG GGCGCGAGGTGGTGTGCTACGAGAGCCCCCGGCCAGCGGCGGGGATCCACCGGGTGGCGGTGGTGCTGTTCCGGcagatggcgcgcggcggcgtggaccagccgccgctgctccgccacAACTTCTCCACCCGCGGCTTCGCCGACGACCACGCCCTCggcgcccccgtcgccgccgccttcttcacctGCAAGCCCGAGGGCGGCACCGGCGGCCGCCGCTTCCGGCCACCGTCACGGCATAGCTAG
- the LOC127759920 gene encoding protein BZR1 homolog 2, whose product MATGGGGGGGGMGGGGVGGGAGAAGVGVGGRMPTWRERENNKRRERRRRAIAAKIFAGLRAHGGYKLPKHCDNNEVLKALCNEAGWVVEPDGTTYRKGYKPPERMEVIGCSVSPSPCSSYQPSPRASYNASPTSSSFPSGASSPFLPHPNNMANGVDGNPILPWLKTLSNSPSSKKHPQLPPLLIHGGSISAPVTPPLSSPTARTPRMKTDWDESNVQPTWTGSNSPCVVNSTPPSPGRTMLPDPAWLAGIQISSTSPSSPTFSLVSSNPFSVFKDAIPVGNNSSRMCTPGQSGTCSPAIPGMAPHPDIHMMDAVSDEFAFGSSTNGGHQAAGLVRAWEGERIHEDSGSDDLELTLGSSRTRAAA is encoded by the exons ATggcgacgggaggaggaggaggagggggagggatgGGGGGAGGAGGtgtcggaggaggagcgggggcggcgggggtgggggtgggagggaGGATGCCGACGTGGAGGGAACGGGAGAACAACAagcggagggagcggcggcgtcgcgcgatCGCCGCCAAGATCttcgccggcctccgcgcccACGGCGGCTACAAGCTCCCCAAGCACTGCGACAACAACGAGGTCCTCAAGGCCCTCTGCAACGAGGCCGGCTGGGTCGTCGAGCCCGACGGCACCACCTACCGCAAG GGATACAAGCCTCCTGAACGCATGGAAGTGATTGGGTGCTCCGTATCACCAAGCCCGTGTTCCTCGTATCAACCAAGCCCGCGGGCATCATACAATGCGAGTCCTACTTCCTCCTCATTCCCTAGCGGCGCATCCTCCCCCTTCCTTCCTCACCCTAACAACATGGCCAATGGTGTTGATGGTAATCCTATCCTCCCATGGCTTAAAACACTGTCCAATTCTCCATCATCAAAGAAACATCCACAGCTTCCCCCACTATTGATTCACGGTGGTTCCATTAGTGCCCCTGTAACTCCTCCATTGAGTTCACCAACTGCTCGCACTCCTCGCATGAAGACAGATTGGGATGAATCAAATGTCCAGCCTACGTGGACTGGTTCGAACAGTCCCTGCGTGGTGAACTCCACGCCGCCCAGCCCCGGACGCACAATGCTTCCGGACCCAGCATGGTTAGCTGGTATCCAAATATCATCAACAAGTCCATCATCACCGACATTTAGTCTTGTGTCATCAAATCCATTTAGTGTCTTTAAAGACGCTATTCCGGTGGGCAACAATTCATCGAGGATGTGCACGCCAGGGCAAAGCGGCACATGCTCCCCTGCGATTCCTGGCATGGCACCACACCCAGATATTCATATGATGGATGCGGTTTCTGATGAGTTTGCATTTGGAAGCAGCACAAACGGTGGCCATCAGGCGGCTGGTCTGGTGAGGGCGTGGGAAGGCGAGAGGATCCACGAGGACTCGGGATCGGACGACCTAGAGCTGACTCTTGGAAGCTCTAGGACAAGAGCTGCtgcttaa